The following are encoded in a window of Rosa chinensis cultivar Old Blush chromosome 4, RchiOBHm-V2, whole genome shotgun sequence genomic DNA:
- the LOC112199247 gene encoding dr1-associated corepressor homolog → MVQHQPQSQMQTMLHAPVSPPGFNTLPVSAQTTYLSIPAIPYGFSPINAYTITEPILPITGFYAGRGNPRFNNGQGGRMNNFGVKNGGFGLNNSSFNNSGFNNGGNFNAAAGGFGFINNNTNQGFNNGGGKTNGNPVACQLCGKNGHGARTCRTLSNYPGFNNGQNFNNNGGCQFCGKMNHTVDRCYYIIGFPNQQQHQNEDKEVTAMLAATTNTPQFWLADTSATNHMTSNAQMLHNTVPYTASDSV, encoded by the coding sequence ATGGTTCAACATCAACCTCAATCTCAGATGCAAACTATGCTGCATGCTCCAGTCTCACCTCCTGGTTTTAACACATTGCCAGTTTCTGCTCAAACCACCTACTTATCCATACCTGCCATTCCATATGGTTTTTCACCAATCAATGCCTATACTATTACTGAACCTATACTCCCTATCACTGGATTCTATGCTGGAAGGGGCAATCCCAGATTCAATAATGGTCAAGGAGGTAGAATGAACAACTTTGGTGTCAAGAATGGAGGTTTTGGTTTAAACAACTCAAGTTTCAATAACTCAGGGTTCAACAATGGTGGCAACTTtaatgctgcagctggaggattTGGTTTTATCAACAACAATACTAATCAGGGATTTAACAATGGAGGAGGCAAAACTAATGGTAATCCAGTTGCATGTCAACTTTGTGGAAAGAATGGACATGGTGCCAGGACCTGCAGAACACTCTCTAACTATCCAGGATTCAACAATGGTCAGAACTTCAATAATAATGGGGGCTGTCAATTCTGTGGCAAGATGAATCATACTGTAGATAGATGTTATTACATAATTGGTTTTCCAAATCAACAGCAACATCAGAATGAAGATAAAGAGGTCACTGCCATGCTTGCTGCAACCACCAATACACCTCAATTCTGGCTTGCTGATACTAGTGCAACTAACCACATGACAAGCAATGCTCAAATGCTCCACAACACTGTGCCCTATACTGCTTCTGATTCTGTGTAG
- the LOC112199248 gene encoding uncharacterized protein LOC112199248: MDKSWMHADRRSHTYKLGVQEFLKFAVENASDIDHICCPCAKCGGTDGFLSARMIKDHLYWNGIDESYKDWVWHGEPSRATMNAIEGISEATVDMVEDGDGADNIGLEDQGENRAGEDEQFIDNGEEEQFVDNGEDEQFSVESNDFMKLVEDGDKALYPGCTKHIKLNALIQTYNLKAKHGMSNVCYSDMLIMIAMFLPEGNEIPSSHYEAKKTLVSLGMDYKKIHACPNDCILYRGQHADATSCPTCGESRWKLGKDSTVKQGVPGKVLWYFPPIPRFNRMFQSTKTSKSLTWHEYERRKDEFMRHPADSPTWKLVDQKWPDFGNDPRNLRLALSSDGFNPHSSLSSRYSCWPVILVTYNLPPWLCMKRKFMMLTMLISGPKQPGNDIDVYLQPLVDDLKALWDGIDGVYDAFRGEYFKLKAVLFWTINDFPAYGNLSGSVTKGYNGCPICCENTKPHRLSHGQKMSHIVHRRWLPRHHPYRRQTKEFNNLPEYETAPEPLSGEEVLQRVEGMNRPFGKKNPSPTYKGLEDESRPCWKKKSIFFDLQYWKFLPVRHNLDVMHIEKNVCDSIIGTLFNIPGKTKDGVAARLDMVDMGIRTGLAPEPGKKKRQAAFGNLESAGRREKSNVHVFFQHERSLRNFLKYKESCFLG; this comes from the coding sequence atGGATAAGTCttggatgcatgctgataggagATCACATACATATAAGCTAGGTGTTCAGGAATTCCTTAAGTTTGCTGTAGAGAATGCAAGCGATATAGATCATATCTGCTGTCCCTGCGCTAAATGTGGGGGTACAGATGGGTTTTTATCAGCTAGGATGATAAAAGATCATCTATATTGGAATGGTATAGATGAGAGTTACAAAGATTGGGTATGGCACGGAGAACCTTCTAGGGCAACGATGAATGCCATTGAAGGGATATCTGAAGCTACTGTTGATATGGTAGAAGATGGAGATGGGGCAGATAATATAGGGCTGGAAGATCAGGGAGAAAATAGGGCTGGTGAGGATGAGCAGTTTATCGATAATGGTGAGGAAGAGCAGTTTGTTGATAATGGTGAGGATGAGCAGTTTTCAGTAGAATCAAATGACTTCATGAAGCTAGTTGAGGATGGAGATAAAGCTTTGTACCCTGGTTGTACGAAGCACATAAAATTAAATGCACTTATACAGACCTATAACCTTAAAGCAAAACATGGCATGTCTAATGTGTGCTATTCTGACATGTTGATCATGATCGCCATGTTTCTTCCTGAAGGTAATGAGATACCAAGTTCACATTATGAGGCCAAAAAGACTTTGGTTTCATTAGGAATGGACTACAAAAAGATACATGCATGTCCTAATGACTGCATTTTGTATAGAGGACAGCATGCTGATGCAACTAGTTGTCCTACATGTGGGGAGTCAAGGTGGAAATTAGGGAAAGATAGTACTGTGAAGCAAGGGGTACCTGGGAAGGTATTGTGGTACTTTCCCCCAATCCCAAGGTTCAACCGCATGTTTCAGTCCACAAAAACTTCCAAAAGCCTAACTTGGCATGAGTATGAGAGGAGGAAGGATGAGTTTATGCGTCATCCGGCAGATTCCCCCACTTGGAAGTTAGTGGACCAAAAATGGCCAGACTTTGGCAATGACCCTAGGAACCTCAGACTTGCACTTTCATCCGATGGTTTCAATCCCCACAGCTCTTTGAGCAGTAGATATTCTTGCTGGCCAGTTATACTAGTTACGTATAACCTCCCACCATGGCTGTGCATGAAAAGGAAGTTCATGATGCTAACTATGCTGATTTCAGGACCTAAACAACCCGGAAATGACATTGATGTGTACTTGCAGCCCTTAGTTGATGATTTAAAAGCTTTGTGGGATGGGATAGATGGAGTCTATGATGCATTTAGAGGAGAATACTTCAAACTGAAAGCTGTTCTCTTTTGGACAATTAATGACTTTCCTGCTTATGGGAACTTGTCGGGCAGTGTCACTAAGGGATACAATGGCTGTCCTATATGTTGTGAGAACACAAAACCTCATCGGTTGTCTCATGGACAAAAGATGAGCCATATTGTTCACCGGAGATGGTTACCGCGCCATCATCCTTATAGAAGGCAGACTAAGGAGTTCAATAACCTACCAGAATATGAAACTGCCCCTGAACCTTTAAGTGGAGAAGAGGTCTTGCAAAGGGTTGAGGGGATGAACCGACCATTCGGTAAAAAGAACCCTTCTCCAACATATAAGGGTCTAGAAGATGAAAGCAGAccttgttggaagaagaagtccaTATTCTTTGATCTTCAGTATTGGAAATTTCTTCCGGTTCGACATAATCTCGATGTCATGCACATTGAGAAGAATGTATGCGATAGCATTATCGGTACATTATTCAACATTCCTGGAAAAACAAAGGATGGAGTCGCTGCTAGGTTGGATATGGTAGATATGGGCATAAGGACTGGTTTGGCACCAGAacctgggaaaaaaaaaagacaagctGCCTTTGGCAACTTGGAATCTGCTGGTAGAAGAGAAAAGAGCAATGTGCATGTCTTTTTTCAGCATGAAAGGTCCTTACGGAATTTCCTCAAATATAAGGAATCTTGTTTCCTTGGATGA